One part of the Helicobacter cetorum MIT 99-5656 genome encodes these proteins:
- the rnhA gene encoding ribonuclease HI: MKLQEIEIFCDGSSLGNPGPGGYAAILRYKDKEKIVSGGESLTTNNRMELRALNEALKVLKSPCKITLYSDSQYVCQAINAWLDSWKKRNFAKVKNVDLWQEFLEVSKTHSIVAIWVKGHNGHVENERCDSLAKLEAQKLKK, translated from the coding sequence ATGAAGTTACAAGAAATTGAAATTTTTTGCGATGGCTCATCTTTGGGAAATCCAGGTCCAGGTGGCTATGCGGCGATTTTACGCTATAAAGATAAAGAAAAAATTGTGAGTGGGGGCGAAAGTCTAACCACAAATAACCGCATGGAATTAAGGGCATTAAATGAGGCCTTAAAGGTTTTAAAATCCCCTTGCAAAATCACGCTTTATAGCGATTCGCAATATGTATGCCAAGCGATTAATGCTTGGCTAGATAGTTGGAAAAAGAGAAATTTTGCTAAAGTAAAGAATGTAGATTTATGGCAAGAATTTTTAGAAGTGTCAAAAACGCATTCTATTGTTGCGATTTGGGTTAAAGGGCATAATGGGCATGTTGAAAATGAACGCTGTGATAGTCTAGCTAAATTAGAGGCACAGAAACTTAAAAAGTGA
- a CDS encoding dehypoxanthine futalosine cyclase codes for MRVSSKEILDLMQNAPLKELGKRALEVKNRLHPENLTTFIVDRNINYTNICFVDCKFCAFKRTLKEKDAYVLSYEEVDKKIEELIAIGGTQILFQGGVHPQLKIDYYENLVSHIAQKFPSIAIHGFSAIEIDYISKISKLSLKEVLERLKNAGLSSIPGAGAEILSDRVRDVIAPKKLSSDRWIEVHRMAHLCGIKSTATMMFGSVDNEEDVVEHLERVRNLQDETGGFRAFILWSFQPNNTPLKAEIPSIKKASSNRYLRYLACSRLFLDNVKNIQSSWVTQGSMIGQLALLFGANDLGSVMMEENVVKATGTSFCMNECEMINLIKDIGSVPAKRNTAYEILKRYPIEEKA; via the coding sequence ATGCGAGTAAGTAGTAAAGAAATTTTAGATTTAATGCAAAACGCTCCCTTAAAAGAATTAGGTAAAAGGGCTTTGGAAGTTAAAAATCGCCTACATCCTGAAAACTTGACAACCTTTATCGTAGATAGAAATATCAACTATACTAATATTTGTTTTGTGGATTGCAAGTTTTGTGCGTTCAAACGCACCTTAAAAGAAAAAGATGCCTATGTGCTTAGTTATGAAGAAGTTGATAAGAAGATTGAAGAATTAATCGCAATTGGAGGCACGCAAATTCTCTTCCAAGGGGGGGTGCATCCGCAACTTAAAATAGATTATTATGAAAATTTAGTCAGCCATATTGCACAAAAATTCCCTAGTATTGCTATCCATGGTTTTAGTGCGATTGAAATTGATTATATTTCTAAAATCTCTAAATTGTCTTTAAAAGAAGTTTTAGAAAGATTGAAAAATGCAGGGTTAAGCTCAATTCCGGGAGCTGGGGCTGAGATACTTAGTGATAGGGTGCGTGATGTGATTGCCCCTAAGAAGTTGAGCAGCGATAGGTGGATTGAAGTGCATAGAATGGCTCATCTTTGCGGGATTAAAAGCACGGCTACGATGATGTTTGGAAGCGTGGATAATGAAGAAGATGTAGTGGAGCATTTAGAAAGAGTGCGTAATCTTCAAGATGAAACAGGGGGGTTTAGAGCCTTTATTTTATGGAGCTTTCAGCCTAATAATACCCCTTTAAAGGCTGAGATTCCTAGCATTAAAAAGGCTAGTTCTAATCGGTATTTGCGTTATTTAGCATGCAGTAGGCTTTTTTTGGATAATGTTAAAAATATTCAAAGTTCTTGGGTTACTCAAGGCTCTATGATAGGCCAGCTTGCCCTATTGTTTGGAGCGAATGATTTAGGAAGTGTGATGATGGAAGAAAATGTTGTTAAGGCCACTGGAACGAGTTTTTGCATGAATGAATGCGAGATGATAAATCTCATCAAAGATATAGGAAGTGTTCCAGCTAAACGCAATACGGCTTATGAAATTTTAAAACGCTACCCTATTGAAGAAAAGGCATAG
- the gatB gene encoding Asp-tRNA(Asn)/Glu-tRNA(Gln) amidotransferase subunit GatB: protein MQFETIIGLEVHVQLNTKTKIFCACSTSFGEAPNSNTCPVCLGLPGALPVLNKEVVKKAIQLGTAIEANINQNSVFARKNYFYPDLPKAYQISQFEIPIVSDGQLEIETKQGIKMVRIERAHMEEDAGKNIHEGSHSLVDLNRACTPLLEIVSKPDMNSPEEAIAYLKKLHAIVRFIGISDANMQEGNFRCDANVSIRPKGDEKLYTRVEIKNLNSFRFIAKAIEYEVERQSIAWENGRYNEEVVQETRLFDTTKGITISMRDKEESADYRYFREPDLYPVFIDEALLKESKKINELPSAKKTRYMKDFDVREDDANLLVSEPLLAQYFEDMLNFGAKAKTSVTWLCVELLGRLKAEATLENCGITSLMLGTLAKRIDEGKISGKSAKDLLDRLLEQHGGDVDLLIETLGLSQVNDEAEILKAIDEVLQNNSDKVAEYKSGKDKLFGFFVGQAMKNLKGANPSVVNTILKEKLNS, encoded by the coding sequence ATGCAATTTGAAACCATAATTGGATTAGAAGTCCATGTCCAGCTCAATACTAAAACTAAGATTTTTTGTGCATGTTCTACAAGCTTTGGAGAAGCCCCTAATAGCAATACTTGTCCTGTATGCTTAGGCTTGCCTGGAGCTTTACCGGTATTGAATAAAGAAGTGGTAAAAAAAGCCATTCAGCTAGGCACGGCTATTGAAGCAAATATTAATCAAAATTCAGTTTTTGCACGAAAAAACTATTTTTACCCTGATTTACCTAAGGCCTATCAAATTTCGCAATTTGAAATTCCTATTGTGAGTGATGGGCAACTAGAGATTGAAACAAAGCAGGGCATCAAAATGGTGCGTATTGAAAGGGCTCACATGGAAGAAGATGCCGGTAAGAATATCCATGAAGGTAGCCATTCTTTAGTGGATTTGAATCGTGCTTGCACCCCGCTATTAGAAATTGTAAGTAAACCTGATATGAATAGCCCTGAAGAAGCCATAGCGTATTTGAAAAAACTTCATGCCATAGTGCGTTTTATTGGCATTTCTGATGCGAACATGCAAGAAGGGAATTTCAGATGCGATGCGAATGTGTCTATTAGACCAAAGGGTGATGAAAAGCTTTATACTAGAGTAGAAATTAAAAATCTCAATAGTTTTAGATTTATTGCTAAAGCGATTGAATATGAAGTAGAACGCCAAAGTATTGCATGGGAGAATGGGCGTTATAATGAAGAAGTGGTTCAAGAAACACGCCTTTTTGATACCACAAAAGGAATAACTATTTCTATGCGTGATAAAGAAGAGTCCGCTGATTACCGCTATTTTAGAGAGCCTGATTTATATCCTGTTTTTATTGATGAAGCCCTTTTAAAAGAAAGCAAAAAGATTAATGAATTGCCTAGTGCTAAAAAAACTCGCTACATGAAGGACTTTGATGTTAGAGAAGATGATGCAAATTTATTAGTGAGTGAGCCTTTGTTAGCACAATATTTTGAAGATATGCTCAATTTTGGGGCTAAGGCTAAAACAAGCGTAACATGGCTTTGTGTAGAGCTATTAGGGCGTTTGAAAGCTGAAGCTACCTTAGAAAATTGTGGGATTACTTCTTTAATGCTAGGCACTTTGGCTAAGCGCATTGATGAAGGCAAGATTTCAGGCAAGAGTGCTAAAGATTTGCTAGATAGGTTGCTAGAACAACATGGGGGCGATGTGGACTTGCTTATTGAGACATTAGGCTTGTCTCAAGTCAATGATGAAGCAGAGATTTTAAAAGCCATAGATGAAGTGCTTCAAAACAATAGCGATAAGGTCGCTGAATACAAAAGCGGTAAGGATAAACTCTTTGGATTTTTTGTAGGACAAGCCATGAAAAATCTCAAGGGGGCTAATCCTAGCGTCGTGAATACTATTTTGAAAGAGAAATTAAATTCATGA
- a CDS encoding M16 family metallopeptidase, with protein MKKFFIILLLGAIMGLQASALMHQEINQTKVPVIYEENHLLPMGFVHLVFRGGGSLGDKNQLGLAKLFAQILNEGTKELGSVKFAQILEQKAISLSVDSSTEDLQITLEFLKEYEEEAIERLKELLKSPNFTQSALEKVQTRMLAALLQKESDFDYLAKLTLKQELFAKTPLANASLGTKESLQKIKLDDLKQQFSKVFELSKLVVVLGGDLEIKQTLKRLDNALNFLPKGKIYDEPYFETSDKKQEKILYKDTQQAYVYFGAPFKVKDLKQDLARAKVMMFVLGGGFGSRLMEKIRVKEGLAYSVYIHSNLSKTAYFASGYLQTKLSTQAKSVNLVKKIIKEFTQQGITQQELDDAKKFLLGSEPLRNETMSSRLHTKFNHFYLGLPLDFDKTILEQIQKMSLKEINDFIKAHAEINDLTFAIVTNKNLKTPSHASKDN; from the coding sequence ATGAAAAAATTTTTTATCATTTTATTATTAGGAGCTATCATGGGCTTACAAGCGAGTGCTTTAATGCATCAAGAGATCAATCAAACTAAAGTCCCTGTGATTTATGAAGAAAATCATTTGTTGCCTATGGGGTTTGTGCATTTGGTATTTAGGGGGGGCGGAAGCTTGGGTGATAAAAATCAACTAGGCTTAGCTAAGTTGTTCGCACAAATTTTAAACGAAGGCACTAAGGAACTTGGCTCAGTGAAATTTGCACAAATTTTGGAGCAAAAAGCCATTAGCTTGAGCGTGGATTCTAGCACAGAAGATTTGCAAATTACTTTGGAATTTTTAAAAGAGTATGAAGAAGAAGCCATAGAACGCTTAAAAGAGCTTTTAAAATCCCCTAATTTCACTCAAAGTGCCTTAGAAAAAGTCCAAACTAGAATGTTGGCTGCACTTTTACAAAAAGAGAGTGATTTTGATTATTTGGCTAAGCTTACCCTAAAACAAGAGCTTTTTGCTAAAACCCCTTTAGCGAATGCATCCTTAGGCACCAAAGAGAGTCTTCAAAAAATCAAGCTAGATGATTTGAAACAGCAATTTTCTAAGGTTTTTGAATTAAGTAAATTGGTGGTTGTGCTTGGGGGGGATTTAGAGATTAAGCAAACTCTTAAGCGTTTAGATAACGCTCTTAATTTCTTGCCAAAAGGTAAGATTTATGATGAACCCTATTTTGAAACTAGCGATAAAAAACAAGAAAAAATCCTTTACAAAGACACGCAACAAGCTTATGTGTATTTTGGTGCACCCTTTAAAGTGAAGGATTTAAAACAAGATTTAGCTAGGGCTAAGGTGATGATGTTTGTGCTTGGGGGGGGCTTTGGCTCTCGCCTAATGGAAAAAATCAGAGTCAAGGAAGGCTTGGCTTATAGTGTGTATATCCACTCTAATCTTTCTAAAACGGCTTATTTTGCTAGTGGCTATTTACAAACGAAGTTAAGCACTCAGGCTAAAAGTGTTAATTTGGTTAAAAAAATCATTAAGGAGTTTACGCAACAGGGCATTACCCAGCAAGAACTAGATGATGCTAAGAAGTTTTTGCTGGGTTCTGAGCCTTTGCGTAATGAGACGATGTCAAGCCGCTTACACACTAAGTTCAATCATTTTTACTTAGGGTTGCCTTTGGATTTTGATAAAACCATACTAGAGCAAATTCAAAAAATGAGTTTAAAGGAAATCAACGATTTTATTAAGGCTCATGCAGAAATCAATGATTTGACTTTCGCCATTGTTACTAATAAAAATCTTAAAACGCCTTCGCATGCAAGTAAGGATAATTGA
- the mqnE gene encoding aminofutalosine synthase MqnE: protein MDFLEKVLDNQVTDPKELVKLYGYDLYTLGEVADNLRQNLHQKIVYFNVNRHLNPSNICADSCKFCAFSAHRKNPNPYEMSLEEIVEKVKNSYAKGIKEVHIVSAHNPNYSYEWYLKVFETIKQEMPLLHLKAMTAAEVNFLSTKFNKPFELVLEDMLKAGVDSMPGGGAEIFDEEVRRKICNGKVSSTRWLEIHSYWHKLGKMSNATMLFGHIEDKVHRIDHMLRLKNIQSPKVKVENKEGGFNAFIPLLYQRENNYLKVEKSPSAIEILKTIAISRILLNNIPHIKAYWATLGLNLALVAQEFGANDLDGTIEIESIQSAAGAKSRHGLEKEDLIHQIKDAGFIAVERDSLYNFIQKF, encoded by the coding sequence ATGGACTTTTTAGAAAAAGTATTAGACAATCAAGTAACTGACCCTAAGGAATTAGTCAAGCTTTATGGCTATGATTTATACACACTAGGCGAAGTGGCTGATAATTTGCGTCAAAATTTGCATCAAAAAATCGTGTATTTTAATGTCAATAGGCATTTAAACCCCAGCAATATTTGTGCGGATTCTTGCAAATTCTGTGCGTTTTCAGCTCATAGGAAGAACCCTAACCCCTATGAGATGAGTTTAGAAGAAATCGTAGAGAAGGTTAAAAATTCCTACGCTAAGGGGATTAAAGAAGTTCATATTGTAAGTGCTCATAACCCTAACTACTCTTATGAATGGTATTTAAAGGTTTTTGAAACCATCAAACAAGAGATGCCCCTTTTACACTTAAAGGCAATGACTGCCGCTGAAGTGAATTTTTTAAGCACCAAATTTAATAAGCCTTTTGAATTAGTTCTAGAAGATATGCTAAAGGCTGGAGTAGATTCTATGCCCGGTGGTGGAGCTGAAATTTTTGATGAAGAAGTTAGGCGAAAAATTTGTAATGGAAAAGTCAGCTCTACTAGGTGGTTAGAAATCCATTCTTATTGGCACAAACTAGGCAAAATGAGTAATGCAACCATGCTTTTTGGACATATTGAAGATAAAGTTCATCGCATAGACCATATGCTAAGATTAAAAAACATTCAAAGCCCCAAAGTAAAAGTAGAGAATAAAGAAGGGGGTTTTAATGCGTTTATTCCCTTACTTTATCAAAGAGAAAACAACTATTTGAAAGTAGAAAAATCCCCTAGTGCGATAGAAATCTTAAAAACGATAGCCATATCTCGTATCCTTTTAAATAATATCCCCCATATTAAAGCTTATTGGGCGACTTTGGGCTTAAACTTAGCCTTAGTAGCCCAAGAATTTGGCGCTAATGATTTAGATGGCACTATAGAAATAGAGAGTATCCAAAGTGCCGCTGGGGCTAAAAGTAGGCATGGTTTAGAAAAAGAAGATTTAATCCATCAAATCAAGGATGCAGGTTTTATTGCGGTAGAAAGGGATAGTCTGTATAATTTTATACAGAAATTTTAA
- a CDS encoding glycosyltransferase family 25 protein, producing MISVYIISLKDSKRRLDTEKLVLESNEKFRGHCVFHIFDAISPKHEDFEKLVKELYDASSLLQSDWFCSSVGNGLSLPELGCYLSHYFLWEECAKLNQPVIVLEDDVALESNFIQALEDCLKSPFDFVRLYGDYWYFHSTDFNTLFTQTANTEKNFKYYIKSRLKNLFKSIPLSQIIIRIPTKTAELFQRKYFSKREKEALFLEHFYLTSVYVATTAGYYLTPKGAKTFIDATKKFKIIEPVDMFMDNPTYHDVASLTYVPCALSLNGHSFNSTIQSQHQGNKKENKKRYKIVLPTPPRKAYLKRLFSYATNAKKRLKAFQQFYEKYAHLESHT from the coding sequence ATGATTTCTGTCTATATTATTTCTCTAAAAGATAGTAAAAGGCGTTTGGATACTGAAAAATTGGTTTTAGAATCTAACGAAAAGTTTAGGGGGCATTGCGTTTTTCATATTTTTGATGCTATTAGCCCTAAACACGAAGATTTTGAAAAATTAGTTAAAGAGCTTTATGATGCTTCAAGCTTGTTGCAATCCGATTGGTTTTGTTCTAGTGTGGGTAATGGCTTGAGTTTACCTGAATTAGGGTGTTATTTAAGCCATTATTTTTTATGGGAAGAGTGTGCTAAATTGAATCAACCTGTCATTGTTTTAGAAGATGATGTAGCCTTAGAGTCCAATTTTATCCAAGCCCTAGAAGATTGTTTAAAAAGTCCTTTTGATTTTGTAAGACTCTATGGTGATTATTGGTATTTTCATAGCACAGACTTTAATACTTTGTTTACGCAAACAGCCAATACGGAAAAAAATTTTAAATACTACATAAAAAGCAGGTTAAAAAATCTTTTTAAATCTATCCCCTTATCTCAGATTATTATCCGTATCCCTACAAAAACAGCAGAACTTTTTCAGCGAAAATATTTTAGCAAACGAGAAAAAGAAGCGTTATTCTTAGAACATTTTTATCTTACAAGCGTGTATGTTGCTACTACAGCAGGCTACTATCTCACGCCAAAGGGAGCAAAAACTTTTATAGATGCCACAAAAAAATTTAAAATCATAGAGCCGGTAGATATGTTTATGGATAATCCTACCTACCATGATGTTGCTAGCCTGACTTATGTGCCTTGTGCCTTGTCTTTGAATGGGCATTCCTTTAATAGCACCATCCAAAGCCAACATCAAGGCAATAAGAAAGAAAACAAAAAACGCTATAAAATTGTTTTACCCACTCCCCCTAGAAAAGCGTATTTGAAGCGGCTTTTCAGTTATGCTACCAACGCCAAAAAACGCCTAAAAGCCTTCCAGCAATTTTATGAAAAATACGCCCACTTAGAATCTCACACTTAA
- the ppa gene encoding inorganic diphosphatase, with protein MNLDKLEVSHNASALHVVIEISKHSNIKYELDKESGALMVDRVLYGAQNYPANYGFVPNTLGADGDPVDVLVLSDVAFQAGSVVKARLIGVLNMEDESGVDEKLLALPVDKVDPTHSYVKDIDDLSQHTLDKIKHFFETYKDLEPNKWVKVKGFENKESAIKVLESAIKAYQG; from the coding sequence ATGAATTTAGATAAATTAGAAGTAAGCCATAATGCTAGTGCATTGCATGTTGTGATTGAAATATCCAAGCATTCTAATATTAAGTATGAGCTAGATAAAGAGAGTGGGGCTTTAATGGTAGATAGAGTGCTTTATGGAGCGCAAAACTATCCGGCAAACTACGGCTTTGTGCCTAACACTTTAGGGGCTGATGGCGACCCTGTAGATGTGCTTGTATTAAGTGATGTAGCTTTTCAAGCTGGAAGTGTGGTGAAAGCCCGCTTGATTGGGGTATTAAACATGGAAGATGAAAGTGGGGTAGATGAAAAATTGCTTGCTTTACCTGTAGATAAAGTTGACCCCACACATTCCTATGTCAAAGACATTGATGATTTATCTCAACACACTTTAGATAAAATCAAGCATTTTTTTGAGACCTACAAAGACTTAGAGCCTAATAAATGGGTGAAGGTCAAGGGGTTTGAAAACAAAGAGAGTGCAATTAAGGTTTTAGAGAGTGCCATAAAAGCGTATCAAGGTTAA
- the bamA gene encoding outer membrane protein assembly factor BamA produces MKKLVLTSLVFVCGNVSVGALEKNTQPVSQGFKQSGLTSQKETQKEKQKEMRVKSISYIGLSYMSDMLANEIVKIRVGSILDSKTIDSAVLALFNQGYFKDVYATFENGMLEFHFDEKARIAGVEIKGYGSEKEKDTLKSQMGIKKGDTFDEQKLEHAKVALKTALEGQGYYGSVVEVRTQKVNEGALLIVFDVNRGGNIHIKQSIYEGSAKLKRRVIESLSANKQRDFMGWMWGLNDGKLRLDQLEYDSMRIQDVYMRRGFLDANISSPFLKTDFSTRDAKLHYKVKEGIQYKVSDILIEIDNPVVPLAKLQKVLKIKKKDVFNIEHLRADAQVLKTEIADKGYAFAVVKPDLDKDEKNGLVKVIYRIEVGDMVHINDVIISGNQRTSDRIIRREILLGPKDKYSLSKLRNSENSLRRLGFFSKVKIEEKRVNSSLMDLLVSVEEGRTGQLQFGLGYGSYGGLMLNGSVSERNLFGTGQSVSLYANIATGGGKSYPGMPKGAGRMFSGNLSLRNPRLFDSWYSSTINLYADYRVSYQYVQQGGGFGLNLGRMLGNRTHVSLGYNFNVTKLIGFSSPAYNRYYSSVNQVIIPSQPICISSLGLLLGIKHVQSCASPDSIVVGHTKPVTGLWDRDYHTPMTSSFTFDISYDNTDDYYFPRNGIIFNSYATMAGLPGPGTLNSWNGLGGNVRNTKVYGKFAAYHDLKKYLLLDLIARFKTQGGYIFRYNTQDYLPLNSTFYMGGVTTVRGFRNGSVTPKDEFGLWLGGDGIFTASTELSYGILKAAKMRLAWFFDFGFLTFKTPNKGDFFYNAPRTTANFKDYGVIGAGYERATWRASTGLQIEWISPMGPLVLIFPIAFFNQWGNGNGKKCKGLCYNPNMEDYTQRFEFSMGTRF; encoded by the coding sequence ATTAAAAAACTTGTTCTAACTTCTCTTGTCTTTGTATGTGGAAATGTAAGTGTTGGAGCTTTAGAGAAGAATACGCAACCTGTATCACAAGGCTTTAAACAAAGCGGTTTGACTTCTCAGAAAGAAACACAAAAAGAAAAGCAAAAAGAAATGAGAGTCAAATCCATTTCTTATATCGGACTTTCATACATGTCTGATATGCTCGCTAATGAGATTGTAAAGATTCGTGTGGGTAGTATTTTGGATTCCAAAACAATAGACTCTGCTGTCCTAGCCTTGTTTAATCAAGGGTATTTTAAAGATGTTTATGCGACTTTTGAGAATGGCATGCTAGAGTTTCATTTTGATGAAAAAGCTAGAATTGCTGGAGTAGAAATCAAGGGTTATGGGAGCGAAAAGGAAAAGGACACCCTAAAATCGCAAATGGGAATCAAAAAGGGTGATACTTTTGATGAACAAAAATTAGAGCATGCTAAGGTTGCTTTAAAAACAGCTTTAGAAGGCCAAGGTTATTATGGAAGCGTGGTAGAAGTGCGCACACAAAAGGTCAATGAGGGAGCGTTGTTGATTGTATTTGATGTGAATAGAGGGGGGAATATTCACATCAAACAATCCATTTATGAGGGGAGTGCTAAACTCAAACGCCGTGTGATTGAATCTCTAAGTGCGAATAAGCAACGAGATTTTATGGGCTGGATGTGGGGCTTAAATGATGGGAAGTTACGCCTTGACCAATTAGAGTATGACTCCATGCGTATTCAAGATGTGTATATGCGTAGGGGATTTTTGGACGCTAATATTTCTTCGCCTTTCTTAAAAACTGATTTTTCTACTCGTGATGCTAAGCTTCACTATAAAGTGAAAGAAGGGATTCAATACAAGGTTTCAGATATTTTAATAGAGATTGATAATCCTGTTGTGCCACTAGCAAAACTTCAAAAAGTGCTTAAAATTAAGAAAAAAGATGTGTTTAACATTGAGCATTTAAGAGCCGATGCACAGGTTTTAAAAACTGAAATAGCAGACAAGGGCTATGCGTTTGCCGTAGTAAAGCCAGACCTAGATAAGGACGAAAAAAATGGGCTTGTGAAAGTGATTTATCGCATTGAAGTGGGCGATATGGTGCATATCAACGATGTGATTATTTCAGGGAATCAACGCACAAGCGACAGAATTATTAGGCGTGAAATTTTACTAGGTCCTAAGGATAAGTATAGTCTGAGTAAACTAAGAAATTCAGAAAACTCTTTAAGGCGTTTGGGATTTTTCTCTAAGGTTAAGATTGAAGAAAAAAGGGTTAATAGCTCACTTATGGATTTGTTAGTGAGTGTGGAGGAGGGGCGCACCGGACAATTACAATTCGGTTTAGGGTATGGCTCTTATGGAGGGCTTATGCTAAATGGAAGCGTGAGTGAGAGAAACCTTTTTGGTACGGGTCAAAGCGTGAGCTTGTATGCAAATATTGCTACAGGTGGGGGAAAATCTTATCCAGGCATGCCAAAGGGTGCGGGGCGTATGTTTTCAGGGAATTTAAGTTTGAGAAATCCAAGGCTTTTTGATAGTTGGTATAGCTCTACGATTAATCTTTATGCGGATTATAGAGTAAGCTATCAGTATGTGCAACAAGGCGGAGGTTTTGGCTTGAACTTGGGGCGAATGCTAGGTAATAGAACCCATGTGAGTTTGGGATATAATTTCAATGTTACGAAACTTATAGGTTTTAGTAGCCCTGCATATAACCGGTATTATTCTTCTGTGAATCAAGTAATTATTCCATCTCAACCTATCTGTATATCAAGTTTGGGGTTGCTCTTGGGTATCAAGCATGTGCAAAGTTGTGCAAGTCCTGATTCTATCGTGGTAGGTCATACTAAGCCTGTTACAGGTCTTTGGGATAGGGATTACCACACCCCCATGACAAGCTCTTTTACTTTTGATATTAGCTATGATAATACCGATGATTATTATTTTCCTAGAAATGGGATTATTTTCAATTCTTACGCAACCATGGCTGGCTTACCAGGTCCTGGCACGCTCAATTCTTGGAACGGACTGGGTGGGAATGTGCGTAACACCAAAGTCTATGGTAAATTTGCAGCCTATCATGATTTAAAAAAGTATTTGTTATTGGATTTAATCGCTCGTTTTAAAACGCAAGGGGGTTATATCTTTAGGTATAACACACAGGATTATCTACCCCTAAACTCCACTTTCTACATGGGAGGTGTAACCACCGTAAGAGGCTTCAGAAATGGCTCCGTTACCCCTAAAGATGAGTTTGGTTTGTGGCTTGGAGGCGATGGTATTTTTACCGCTTCTACGGAATTGAGTTATGGGATTTTAAAAGCGGCTAAAATGCGTTTGGCATGGTTTTTTGACTTTGGCTTTTTGACTTTCAAAACCCCAAACAAGGGAGATTTCTTTTACAATGCCCCTAGAACTACGGCAAACTTTAAGGATTATGGTGTTATAGGGGCTGGGTATGAGCGAGCGACTTGGAGAGCATCTACTGGCTTACAGATTGAATGGATTTCGCCTATGGGACCCTTGGTATTGATTTTCCCTATCGCATTCTTTAATCAGTGGGGTAATGGCAATGGCAAGAAGTGTAAAGGGCTGTGCTACAATCCTAACATGGAAGATTACACCCAACGCTTTGAATTTTCTATGGGAACAAGGTTTTAA
- a CDS encoding tetratricopeptide repeat protein yields MQHFSFLYKDSLFSIALLTFIIALVILLEQARAYYAQKRNQRFLQKFAKAQNAYASNKALEELLRHANFSSLFFLAQAYFKGADFQMSIKILKDLLTRSLENEEKIAVLDLLAKSYFSMGYLQKTQNTLKEILRFSPRNIEALLKLMHVYELEKDYSKALETLECLEELQVSEIETTKNYLYMMYLIENKESGDKILYVAHNHQALKKIALAYLKTHHLELFWQEIDKTKCLENLLDLLWGMQNIPSFILEKHAVLQEIARAKGLLLDDKPCNIFELEIMRVLRKSPTKASLTFEYRCKNCKQILPFESHRCPMCYQLAFMEVVCKISKETYKETFYEVTRN; encoded by the coding sequence GTGCAACATTTTAGCTTTCTCTATAAAGACTCTCTTTTCTCTATTGCGTTATTAACCTTTATTATTGCCCTTGTAATTTTATTAGAACAGGCTAGGGCTTATTATGCTCAAAAGAGAAACCAGCGGTTTTTGCAAAAATTTGCTAAAGCTCAAAACGCTTATGCTAGTAACAAAGCTTTAGAAGAGCTTTTAAGGCATGCAAATTTTTCTAGTCTATTTTTTTTGGCTCAGGCGTATTTTAAAGGTGCTGATTTTCAAATGAGTATTAAAATCCTTAAAGACCTTTTGACGCGCTCTTTAGAAAATGAAGAAAAAATAGCTGTTTTGGATTTGTTAGCTAAAAGTTATTTCAGTATGGGATATTTACAGAAAACACAAAATACCTTGAAAGAAATTTTGCGTTTTTCTCCAAGAAACATAGAAGCATTATTGAAACTTATGCATGTGTATGAGTTAGAAAAAGACTATTCAAAAGCCCTAGAAACTTTAGAATGCCTAGAAGAATTGCAAGTTTCAGAAATTGAGACTACTAAGAATTATTTATACATGATGTATTTGATAGAAAATAAAGAGAGTGGGGATAAAATTTTATATGTAGCTCATAACCATCAAGCCTTGAAAAAAATCGCTTTAGCCTATTTGAAAACACACCATTTGGAACTTTTTTGGCAAGAGATAGATAAAACGAAGTGTTTGGAAAACTTACTAGACCTTTTATGGGGCATGCAAAATATTCCTTCTTTTATTTTAGAAAAACATGCCGTTTTACAAGAAATTGCACGAGCTAAAGGGCTACTTTTAGATGACAAACCTTGTAATATTTTTGAATTAGAAATCATGCGTGTTTTGAGAAAAAGTCCTACAAAAGCAAGCCTAACTTTTGAATACCGTTGCAAAAATTGCAAGCAAATCCTACCTTTTGAGAGCCATAGATGCCCCATGTGTTATCAACTAGCTTTTATGGAAGTTGTGTGTAAAATTTCTAAAGAAACTTATAAGGAAACTTTTTATGAAGTTACAAGAAATTGA